In Gossypium arboreum isolate Shixiya-1 chromosome 5, ASM2569848v2, whole genome shotgun sequence, a single genomic region encodes these proteins:
- the LOC108486682 gene encoding exocyst complex component SEC3A, with protein MAKSSADDEELRRACEAAIEGTKQKIVMSIRVAKSRGIWGKSGRLGRNMAKPRVLALSVKSKGQETEAFLRVLKYSSGGVLEPAKLYKLKHLSKVEVVTNDPSGCTFTLGFDNLRSQSVAPPQWTMRNIDDRNRLLLCILNICKDVLGCLPKVVGVDIVEMALWAKENTPSVTTQRNLQDGPVATTVPESGMKVTVEKELVSQVEEEDIEALLGTYVMGIGEAEAFSERLKRELHALEAANVHAILESEPLVDEVLQGLEAATSCVDDMDDWLGMFNVKLRHMREDIESIESRNNKLEMQSVNNKSLIEELDKLLERLRVPSEYAACLTGGSFDEARMLQNVEACEWLTGALRGLQVPNLDPSYAKMRAVKDKRAELEKLKATFVRRASEFLRNYFASLVDFMIGDKSYFSQRGQLKRPDHADLRYKCRTYARLLQHLKSLDKSCLGPLRKAYCSSLNLLLRREAREFANELRASTKASRNPTVWLEASTGGSQSGNSADTSAVSDAYAKMLTIFIPLLVDESSFFAHFMCFEVPALAPPGGVANGSKSGSYDDDTNDDDLGIMDIDDNDSKAGKTYADLQSLNESLQDLLDGIQEDFYAVVDWAYKIDPLRCISMHGITERYLSGQKADAAGFVRLLLGALESKISMQFSRFVDEACHQIERNERNVRQMGVLSYIPRFATLATRMEQYIQGQSRDLVDQAYTKFVSVMFATLEKLAQTDPKYADIFLLENYAAFQNSLYDLANVVPTLAKFYHQASEAYEQACTRHISMIIYYQFERLFQFARKIEDLMFTISAEEIPFQLGLSKMDLRKMLKSSLSGVDKSITAMYKKLQKNLTSEELLPSLWDKCKKEFLDKYDSFAQLVAKIYPTETIPSVSEMRDLLASM; from the exons ATGGCAAAGTCGAGCGCGGACGATGAGGAGTTAAGGCGAGCTTGCGAGGCCGCAATCGAAGGCACGAAGCAGAAGATCGTGATGTCGATTCGCGTCGCTAAAAGCCGCGGGATCTGGGGTAAATCTGGCAGATTGGGTCGCAACATGGCTAAACCTAGAGTCCTTGCTCTCTCCG TGAAATCAAAAGGTCAGGAAACTGAAGCTTTTCTGCGAGTTTTGAAGTATTCTTCAGGAGGAGTTCTTGAG CCTGCAAAGTTATACAAGCTGAAGCATCTTTCAAAGGTGGAGGTTGTGACTAATGACCCTAGTGGATGCACTTTTACTTTG GGATTTGATAATCTCAGAAGCCAAAGTGTTGCTCCACCTCAGTGGACTATGCGCAATATTGATGACAG GAACCGCCTTTTATTATGTATCTTAAACATCTGCAAAGATGTACTGGGTTGTCTTCCCAAAGTTGTTGGTGTAGATATTGTGGAAATGGCTCTTTGGGCTAAG GAAAATACACCCTCAGTCACTACTCAAAGAAATCTACAAGATGGACCAGTTGCAACTACAGTACCAGAAAGTGGCATGAAAGTGACTGTTGAAAAGGAACTCGTCTCTCAAGTAGAGGAAGAGGACATTGAGGCTCTCTTGGGCAC CTATGTCATGGGCATTGGTGAAGCAGAAGCATTTTCTGAACGGTTGAAGCGAGAGCTTCATGCCCTGGAAGCAGCAAATGTGCATGCCATTTTGGAAAGTGAACCTCTAGTAGATGAG GTCTTGCAAGGGCTAGAGGCAGCAACAAGTTGTGTTGATGACATGGATGACTGGTTAGGCATGTTCAATGTCAAATTACGACATATGAGAGAAGACATTGAATCG ATAGAGAGCCGCAACAACAAGTTAGAGATGCAATCTGTAAATAATAAATCACTCATTGAAGAACTTGATAAGCTTCTTGAACGACTGCGTGTCCCTTCTGAG TATGCAGCATGTCTGACAGGAGGCTCGTTTGATGAGGCTCGCATGCTTCAAAATGTTGAAGCATGTGAGTGGTTAACTGGTGCTTTGCGTGGCCTTCAAGTACCTAACTTGGATCCCAGTTATGCAAAAATGCGAGCT GTTAAAGATAAGCGGGCAGAACTCGAAAAACTAAAAGCTACATTTGTCCGGAGAGCTTCTGAGTTTTTGAGAAACTACTTTGCCAGTTTGGTGGATTTTATGATTGGTGACAAAAGCTATTTCTCTCAG CGGGGACAGTTGAAGAGGCCTGATCATGCTGACTTGCGGTATAAATGCAGGACGTATGCTCGCCTTCTGCAACATTTAAAG AGTCTTGATAAGAGCTGCTTGGGTCCTTTAAGGAAAGCTTATTGTAGCTCCCTTAACTTACTTCTGCGCCGTGAG GCTCGTGAATTTGCCAATGAGCTTCGTGCTAGTACAAAAGCATCAAGAAATCCAACTGTATGGCTGGAGGCTTCCACAGGTGGCAGTCAAAGTGGGAATAGTGCAGACACTTCAGCGGTTTCTGATGCTTATGCCAAAATGCTGACAATTTTTATTCCCCTACTTGTAGATGAG AGTTCTTTCTTTGCACACTTCATGTGCTTTGAAGTTCCTGCACTTGCTCCCCCTGGAGGTGTTGCTAATGGTAGTAAAAGTGGATCCTATGATGATGATACCAATGATGATGATCTGGGCATTATGGATATTGATGACAATGATAGTAAAGCTG GTAAAACTTATGCTGATCTTCAATCACTAAATGAGTCACTACAGGATTTGCTCGATGGAATTCAA GAAGACTTTTATGCTGTAGTTGATTGGGCATACAAGATTGACCCTCTGCGTTGCATATCCATGCATGGTATAACAGAGCGCTATCTATCTGGCCAGAAAGCTGATGCGGCAGGATTTGTGCGTCTCCTGCTTGGTGCTCTTGAATCAAAAATTTCTATGCAGTTCAGCCGG TTTGTTGACGAGGCTTGCCATCAAATTGAAAGAAATGAACGCAACGTGCGACAAATGGGAGTCTTGTCTTACATCCCTCG GTTTGCAACTCTAGCCACCCGCATGGAACAGTACATTCAAGGACAATCACGGGACTTGGTTGATCAAGCATACACCAAATTT GTTAGCGTTATGTTTGCTACTCTTGAAAAACTGGCACAAACGGATCCAAAATatgctgatatatttcttttagaAAATTATGCAGCATTCCAGAATAG CTTGTATGATCTGGCCAATGTTGTGCCCACCTTAGCCAAATTTTATCACCAAGCAAGTGAAGCATATGAACAAGCATGTACACGTCATATCAGCATGATAATATACTAT CAATTTGAACGACTGTTCCAATTTGCTCGAAAGATTGAGGATTTAATGTTTACAATTTCAGCGGAAGAG ATACCTTTTCAGCTTGGATTGTCTAAAATGGATCTCCGGAAGATGTTAAAATCCAGTTTATCTGGG GTTGACAAATCTATTACTGCAATGTATAAGAAGTTGCAGAAGAACTTGACATCTGAGGAGCTGTTACCCTCTTTGTGGGACAAGTGCAAG AAAGAGTTTCTGGACAAGTACGATAGCTTTGCCCAACTCGTTGCCAAAATTTACCCCACGGAAACCATCCCATCGGTTAGTGAAATGAGAGACCTGCTTGCTTCCATGTAA
- the LOC108485886 gene encoding dirigent protein 1 translates to MLPRIIFCFAVVIAIAVVVLLALLSPVSHRSSSKNPSRPWLALSMYIQHPHISRSSVQPVAQSDAGAFVFHRALTEGPKNTSRIVGKAQGFIIPIEHFADSAFNIIYLTFETPKLNGSLSIQANNVEHEDRQELTVVGGTGYFAFARGLAVFMQTKSQSSEADPTYHVKLQLRFPNRSQTIPG, encoded by the coding sequence ATGCTACCCAGAATCATCTTTTGCTTTGCAGTTGTTATAGCCATTGCGGTGGTTGTCCTATTGGCCTTGCTCTCACCGGTAAGCCACAGAAGTTCATCAAAGAACCCTTCCAGACCTTGGCTGGCCCTCTCCATGTACATTCAACACCCACACATCTCAAGGTCTAGTGTCCAACCTGTTGCCCAGTCAGATGCCGGAGCCTTCGTCTTTCACCGTGCCCTCACGGAGGGACCGAAGAACACGTCTCGAATAGTCGGGAAAGCCCAAGGCTTCATTATTCCGATTGAACATTTCGCCGATTCCGCATTCAACATAATTTATCTCACTTTCGAAACACCCAAGCTCAATGGGAGCCTGAGTATCCAGGCCAATAATGTGGAACACGAGGATAGGCAAGAACTAACAGTGGTTGGAGGAACAGGTTATTTTGCATTTGCACGTGGGCTTGCAGTGTTCATGCAGACTAAATCCCAATCATCTGAAGCTGATCCCACTTATCATGTAAAGCTTCAGCTTAGATTTCCCAATAGATCTCAGACCATTCCAGGGTGA